A genomic window from Terrisporobacter glycolicus ATCC 14880 = DSM 1288 includes:
- a CDS encoding ABC transporter permease, with amino-acid sequence MDTAKFILKRILMAIFTIFVAATITFFLMKLVPGSPFASEKTNEIAQQALNEKYGLDKPVFEQYKIYLQQLIHGDLGVSYKLQRNVPVTTIIKQSFPISAKIGAMSIIFAILFGIPLGCLSALKREKWEDSVIRVISTLGIAVPSFVIATASMLLFSIQLKILPTYGISGPSSYILPVFTLGFYPMCYITRLMRSSMLDALGQDYIRTARAKGMSEFVVTFKHALKNSLIPIITYLGPLVAFTLVGGFVVEKVFNIPGLGRYFIKAIDARDYNLIMGTTVFLASFIILMNLVCDILYKVVDPRIKLDD; translated from the coding sequence ATGGACACAGCAAAGTTTATTCTTAAGCGTATTTTAATGGCTATTTTTACTATTTTTGTTGCAGCTACTATTACATTCTTTTTAATGAAGTTAGTACCAGGAAGCCCATTTGCTTCTGAAAAAACAAATGAAATAGCACAACAAGCACTAAATGAGAAGTATGGTTTGGATAAACCAGTATTTGAGCAATACAAGATATATCTTCAACAATTGATACATGGAGATTTGGGAGTAAGTTATAAACTTCAAAGAAATGTACCAGTCACAACAATAATCAAGCAATCATTTCCTATATCTGCAAAAATTGGTGCAATGTCAATTATATTCGCAATACTATTTGGAATTCCATTAGGATGTTTATCCGCACTAAAAAGAGAAAAATGGGAGGATAGTGTAATTCGTGTGATATCAACTTTAGGCATTGCAGTACCGTCCTTCGTAATTGCAACGGCATCAATGTTGTTGTTTTCAATTCAATTAAAGATACTACCTACATATGGAATTAGTGGTCCTTCTAGTTACATACTGCCTGTTTTTACGTTGGGATTTTATCCTATGTGTTATATAACCAGGTTAATGCGTTCAAGCATGTTAGATGCTTTAGGTCAAGATTATATTAGAACTGCAAGAGCAAAGGGTATGTCTGAGTTTGTAGTTACATTTAAACATGCTCTTAAAAACTCATTAATACCAATTATAACATATTTAGGACCTTTAGTAGCGTTCACTCTTGTAGGAGGATTTGTTGTAGAAAAAGTATTTAATATTCCAGGGCTTGGAAGGTATTTTATTAAGGCAATAGATGCAAGGGATTATAACCTGATAATGGGTACAACAGTATTTTTGGCTTCGTTTATAATATTAATGAACTTGGTTTGTGATATCTTATACAAAGTGGTAGACCCTAGAATTAAGTTGGATGATTAG
- a CDS encoding ABC transporter permease, with amino-acid sequence MILEKSKNFTCKLKLSPEDFMPVSKQEQESLINMGENTSYWKDAWRRLKNNKIAMISLIVILLFIVFAFIGPYLSPYTYDQQIRGHENLTPCAAHPFGTDKLGRDLLVRTMVGARISLLIGIGSALIVLVIGSIYGSISGLIGGKVDMVMMRIVEIIYSLPDMLIIILLRIVLQEPLTKAFDSGGVFGPLQTLGPGILAMFIVYGLLYWVGMARIVRGQVLQLKEMEYVSAARALGANNKRLIFKHLLPNCVGQLVVTTMLQIPSAIFTEAFLSFLGIGVSKPLASLGSLASDALDGIASYPYRLMFPAIAISIIILAFNLFGDGLRDALDPRLKK; translated from the coding sequence ATGATTCTAGAAAAAAGTAAGAATTTTACATGTAAATTAAAATTATCTCCAGAAGACTTTATGCCAGTTTCTAAGCAAGAACAAGAAAGCTTAATTAATATGGGAGAAAATACAAGTTACTGGAAAGACGCATGGAGAAGATTAAAGAATAATAAAATAGCAATGATTTCTTTAATAGTAATATTACTATTTATTGTATTTGCATTTATAGGACCTTATTTAAGTCCTTATACATACGATCAACAAATAAGGGGACATGAAAATCTAACACCTTGCGCTGCACATCCCTTTGGAACAGATAAGCTTGGAAGAGATTTATTAGTAAGGACTATGGTAGGAGCTAGAATATCACTATTAATAGGAATAGGTTCAGCTCTTATAGTATTAGTTATAGGATCTATTTACGGTTCTATTTCTGGTCTTATTGGTGGAAAAGTAGATATGGTCATGATGAGAATTGTTGAGATAATCTACTCTTTACCAGATATGCTAATCATTATTTTATTAAGAATAGTATTGCAAGAACCTCTGACGAAGGCTTTTGACTCTGGTGGTGTTTTTGGTCCTCTTCAAACTCTAGGACCAGGTATTTTAGCAATGTTTATAGTTTATGGTTTGCTTTACTGGGTTGGTATGGCAAGAATAGTTCGTGGTCAAGTTTTGCAACTTAAAGAAATGGAGTATGTCAGTGCAGCAAGAGCTCTTGGTGCTAATAATAAAAGACTAATATTTAAGCATTTACTTCCAAACTGTGTAGGTCAGTTAGTTGTAACAACTATGTTACAAATACCTTCAGCAATATTTACAGAAGCCTTTTTAAGTTTCTTAGGAATAGGTGTAAGTAAGCCACTTGCATCACTAGGTTCATTGGCTTCAGATGCATTAGACGGAATAGCATCTTATCCATATAGATTAATGTTTCCAGCTATAGCAATAAGTATTATTATACTTGCATTTAACTTATTTGGTGATGGTCTAAGAGATGCCCTTGACCCAAGATTAAAGAAATAG
- a CDS encoding ABC transporter ATP-binding protein: MENTITKKDVLLKVDGMEVSFFTHAGEVKAVRKISYDLKYGEAMGIVGESGSGKSVASYALMGIIPEPGKIIGGNINFQNKEVTTLPEAEMLKLRGKEVGMIFQDPMTSLNPIFTVGSQIDESLKKHTDLDKEDRRKRIIELFELVGINQPEKRLKQYPYEFSGGMRQRAMIAMALACNPKLLIADEPTTALDVTIQAQIIELLKELKEKINMSIIFITHDLGVISEICDKVAVMYAGNIIERGSIDDIFYDPKHPYTHGLLKSIPKINNDSHERLIPIEGNPVDLINPPKGCSFAPRCEHCMKVCMENVPPIYTIDENHEVSCWLLVKEEFEKEE; this comes from the coding sequence ATGGAGAATACAATTACTAAAAAAGATGTATTATTAAAAGTTGATGGAATGGAAGTATCTTTTTTTACTCATGCTGGAGAAGTAAAAGCAGTACGAAAAATATCTTATGATTTAAAATATGGTGAAGCTATGGGAATAGTTGGAGAAAGTGGAAGTGGAAAATCAGTGGCGTCTTATGCACTTATGGGAATTATTCCAGAGCCAGGAAAGATTATTGGTGGAAATATTAATTTTCAAAACAAAGAAGTAACTACTTTGCCAGAAGCTGAAATGTTAAAACTAAGAGGAAAAGAAGTGGGAATGATATTCCAAGACCCTATGACATCTTTAAATCCCATATTTACAGTTGGAAGTCAAATAGACGAAAGTTTAAAAAAACATACAGATCTAGATAAAGAAGATAGAAGAAAAAGAATAATTGAATTGTTTGAACTTGTTGGTATAAATCAGCCAGAAAAAAGACTGAAGCAATATCCTTATGAGTTTTCTGGAGGAATGAGACAACGTGCCATGATAGCTATGGCTCTTGCTTGTAATCCAAAATTACTAATAGCAGATGAGCCTACAACTGCACTAGATGTTACAATTCAAGCTCAAATAATTGAATTATTAAAAGAATTAAAAGAAAAAATCAATATGTCTATCATATTTATAACTCATGATTTGGGAGTTATATCAGAAATATGTGACAAAGTTGCTGTAATGTATGCAGGTAATATTATTGAAAGAGGAAGTATAGATGATATTTTTTATGATCCAAAACATCCATATACTCATGGGTTATTAAAATCTATACCTAAAATAAATAATGATTCTCATGAAAGATTAATACCTATAGAAGGTAACCCTGTAGATTTAATCAATCCACCTAAGGGATGTTCTTTTGCTCCAAGATGTGAGCATTGTATGAAAGTATGTATGGAAAATGTACCTCCTATTTATACAATTGACGAAAATCATGAAGTTAGTTGTTGGCTATTAGTTAAAGAAGAATTTGAAAAGGAGGAGTAA
- a CDS encoding ABC transporter ATP-binding protein, whose protein sequence is MENVNANLVEVTGLKKYFPVKEGFLKTNFVKAVDDVTLHIKKGETLGLVGESGCGKTTLGRTILRLHEPTEGKIIYDGKDITNLNMHSYRRRMQIIFQDPYASLDPRMTVGDIIGEPLDIHKLYINKQERQEKIYELLKTVGLNKEHANRFPHEFSGGQRQRIGIARALAVEPEFIVCDEPISALDVSIQAQIVNMLEDLQKERGFTYLFIAHDLSVVKHISNRIGVMYLGHLVELTSSSELYNKPMHPYTKTLLSAIPIADPKSSRERKRIVLQGDIPSPLNPPSGCTFRTRCPYVTEECKNSAPVLKEYDKGHFVACHNIEKI, encoded by the coding sequence ATGGAAAATGTAAACGCTAATTTAGTTGAAGTCACAGGATTAAAAAAATACTTTCCAGTAAAAGAGGGATTTCTTAAAACAAATTTTGTAAAAGCTGTGGATGATGTAACTCTTCATATAAAAAAGGGCGAAACTTTAGGATTAGTTGGGGAAAGTGGATGTGGTAAAACTACCCTAGGTAGAACCATACTTAGACTTCACGAACCAACAGAGGGAAAAATCATTTATGACGGTAAAGATATTACTAATTTAAATATGCACTCTTACAGAAGAAGAATGCAAATAATTTTTCAAGATCCATATGCTTCTCTAGACCCAAGGATGACAGTAGGAGATATAATTGGAGAACCTTTAGACATTCATAAATTATATATCAACAAACAAGAAAGACAAGAAAAAATTTATGAGTTGTTAAAAACAGTTGGATTAAATAAAGAGCATGCAAATAGATTTCCACATGAGTTTTCTGGTGGGCAAAGACAAAGAATAGGTATAGCTAGAGCATTGGCGGTGGAACCAGAATTTATAGTTTGTGATGAGCCCATATCAGCACTAGATGTGTCTATACAAGCACAAATAGTAAACATGTTGGAAGATTTACAAAAAGAAAGAGGATTTACGTATCTATTTATAGCCCATGATTTATCAGTAGTTAAACATATAAGCAATAGAATTGGAGTTATGTATTTAGGACATTTGGTGGAACTTACATCAAGTAGTGAATTATACAATAAGCCTATGCATCCTTACACAAAAACATTATTATCAGCTATTCCAATCGCAGACCCTAAATCTAGTAGAGAAAGAAAACGTATAGTACTACAAGGCGATATACCAAGTCCTCTAAATCCACCAAGTGGATGTACTTTTAGAACTAGATGTCCATATGTAACTGAGGAATGTAAAAATTCAGCACCAGTATTGAAAGAATACGATAA